One Leclercia pneumoniae genomic region harbors:
- the gyrA gene encoding DNA topoisomerase (ATP-hydrolyzing) subunit A, whose amino-acid sequence MSDLAREITPVNIEEELKSSYLDYAMSVIVGRALPDVRDGLKPVHRRVLYAMNVLGNDWNKAYKKSARVVGDVIGKYHPHGDTAVYDTIVRMAQPFSLRYMLVDGQGNFGSVDGDSAAAMRYTEIRMSKIAHELMADLEKETVDFVDNYDGTERIPDVMPTKIPNLLVNGSSGIAVGMATNIPPHNISEVINGCLAYIDDEEISIEGLMEHIPGPDFPTAAIINGRRGIEEAYRTGRGKIYIRARAEVEADAKTGRETIIVHEIPYQVNKARLIEKIAELVKEKRVEGISALRDESDKDGMRIVIEIKRDAVGEVVLNNLYSQTQLQVSFGINMVALHHGQPKIMNLKEILSAFVRHRREVVTRRTIFELRKARDRAHILEALAVALANIEPIIELIRRAPTPAEAKAALVSQPWALGNVSAMLERAGDDAARPEWLDPEFGVRDGQYYLTEQQAQAILDLRLQKLTGLEHEKLLDEYKELLEQIAELLHILGSAERLMEVIREELELVRDQFGDARRTEITANSSDINIEDLINREDVVVTLSHQGYVKYQPLTDYEAQRRGGKGKSAARIKEEDFIDRLLVANTHDTILCFSSRGRLYWMKVYQLPEASRGARGRPIVNLLPLEANERITAILPVREYEEGVNVFMATASGTVKKTALTEFSRPRSAGIIAVNLNEGDELIGVDLTSGSDEVMLFSAAGKVVRFKENAVRAMGRTATGVRGIKLAGEDAVVSLIVPRGEGAILTVTQNGYGKRTAESEYPTKSRGTQGVISIKVTERNGSVVGAVQVDDADQIMMITDAGTLVRTRVSEISIVGRNTQGVILIRTAEDENVVGLQRVAEPVDDEELDSIDGTVAEGDDEIAPEADVDDDAADDADE is encoded by the coding sequence ATGAGCGACCTTGCGAGAGAAATTACACCGGTTAACATCGAGGAAGAGCTGAAGAGCTCCTATCTGGACTATGCGATGTCGGTCATTGTTGGCCGTGCGCTGCCGGATGTCCGCGATGGACTTAAACCGGTACACCGTCGCGTACTATACGCCATGAACGTATTGGGCAATGACTGGAATAAAGCCTACAAAAAATCTGCCCGTGTCGTTGGTGACGTAATCGGTAAATACCACCCCCATGGTGATACCGCCGTATATGACACCATCGTCCGTATGGCGCAGCCATTCTCCTTGCGTTACATGCTGGTAGATGGTCAGGGTAACTTTGGTTCTGTTGACGGCGACTCCGCAGCGGCGATGCGTTATACGGAAATCCGTATGTCGAAAATCGCCCATGAGCTGATGGCCGACCTGGAAAAAGAGACCGTTGATTTCGTCGATAACTACGACGGCACCGAGCGAATCCCAGATGTTATGCCTACCAAGATCCCGAACCTGCTCGTTAACGGGTCGTCCGGTATCGCCGTGGGTATGGCAACCAACATTCCGCCACACAATATTAGCGAAGTCATCAACGGCTGCCTGGCCTATATCGACGATGAAGAGATCAGCATTGAAGGGCTGATGGAACACATCCCGGGCCCGGATTTCCCGACAGCGGCGATCATCAATGGTCGTCGTGGTATTGAAGAGGCGTATCGCACCGGTCGCGGCAAGATTTATATCCGTGCCCGTGCGGAAGTGGAAGCGGACGCCAAAACCGGCCGTGAAACCATCATTGTTCACGAGATCCCGTATCAGGTGAACAAAGCGCGTCTGATTGAAAAAATCGCCGAGCTGGTAAAAGAGAAACGTGTTGAAGGTATCAGCGCGCTGCGTGACGAGTCTGATAAAGACGGGATGCGCATCGTGATTGAGATCAAACGCGACGCGGTGGGTGAAGTGGTTCTTAACAACCTCTACTCCCAGACTCAGCTGCAGGTCTCCTTCGGTATCAACATGGTTGCGCTGCACCATGGCCAGCCGAAGATCATGAACCTGAAAGAGATTCTGAGCGCGTTCGTGCGTCACCGCCGTGAAGTGGTAACGCGTCGTACCATTTTCGAACTGCGCAAAGCGCGCGACCGTGCGCACATCCTTGAAGCGCTGGCCGTGGCCCTGGCAAACATCGAACCGATTATTGAATTGATTCGTCGTGCGCCAACCCCTGCGGAAGCGAAAGCGGCGTTAGTCTCTCAGCCATGGGCGCTGGGTAACGTCTCTGCCATGCTTGAACGTGCGGGTGATGACGCTGCACGTCCTGAGTGGCTGGATCCTGAATTCGGCGTGCGCGATGGTCAGTACTATCTGACTGAGCAGCAGGCCCAGGCGATTCTGGATCTGCGTCTGCAGAAACTGACCGGCCTTGAGCATGAAAAACTGCTCGACGAGTACAAAGAGTTGCTGGAACAGATTGCTGAGCTGCTGCACATCCTGGGCAGCGCCGAGCGTCTGATGGAAGTGATCCGCGAAGAGCTGGAGCTGGTCCGCGATCAGTTTGGCGATGCGCGTCGTACTGAAATCACCGCTAATAGCTCTGATATCAACATTGAAGATCTGATCAACCGCGAAGATGTGGTGGTCACCCTGTCTCACCAGGGCTATGTGAAGTATCAGCCGCTCACCGACTACGAAGCTCAGCGTCGTGGCGGTAAAGGCAAATCTGCCGCACGTATTAAAGAAGAAGACTTTATCGACCGCCTGCTGGTGGCGAACACCCATGACACGATCCTCTGCTTCTCAAGCCGCGGTCGTCTCTACTGGATGAAAGTCTATCAGCTGCCGGAAGCGAGCCGTGGCGCGCGTGGTCGTCCAATCGTCAACCTGCTGCCGCTGGAAGCGAACGAGCGTATTACCGCTATCCTGCCGGTGCGTGAGTATGAAGAGGGCGTGAACGTCTTTATGGCGACCGCCAGCGGTACCGTGAAGAAAACCGCGCTGACCGAATTCAGCCGTCCGCGTTCTGCCGGTATTATTGCAGTGAACCTGAACGAAGGCGACGAACTGATTGGCGTGGATCTGACCTCTGGTTCTGATGAAGTCATGCTCTTCTCTGCCGCCGGTAAAGTGGTGCGCTTTAAAGAGAACGCGGTGCGCGCAATGGGTCGTACGGCGACCGGCGTTCGCGGTATCAAACTGGCGGGCGAAGATGCCGTGGTCTCCCTGATCGTTCCACGTGGCGAAGGGGCGATCCTGACCGTTACCCAGAACGGCTATGGTAAACGTACGGCGGAAAGCGAGTATCCAACCAAGTCTCGCGGCACCCAGGGCGTTATCTCTATCAAAGTGACCGAGCGCAACGGTTCCGTTGTTGGCGCGGTACAGGTAGATGATGCTGACCAGATTATGATGATCACCGATGCCGGTACGCTGGTGCGTACACGCGTTTCCGAGATCAGCATTGTCGGCCGTAATACGCAGGGCGTGATCCTCATCCGTACTGCGGAAGACGAAAACGTAGTGGGTCTGCAGCGTGTTGCCGAACCGGTAGATGATGAAGAGCTTGATTCTATCGACGGTACCGTAGCGGAAGGCGATGATGAAATCGCGCCGGAAGCAGACGTAGACGACGATGCAGCGGACGACGCTGACGAGTAA
- the ubiG gene encoding bifunctional 2-polyprenyl-6-hydroxyphenol methylase/3-demethylubiquinol 3-O-methyltransferase UbiG, with the protein MNAEKTSVGHNVDHEEIAKFEAVASRWWDLEGEFKPLHRINPLRLGYIAERSGGLFGKKVLDVGCGGGILAESMAREGANVTGLDMGFEPLQVARLHALESGVQVEYFQETVEEHAAKYAHQYDVVTCMEMLEHVPDPQSVVSACAKLVKPGGQVFFSTINRNGKAWLMAVVGAEYVLRMVPKGTHDVKKFIKPAELLSWVDQTGLKEQHMTGLHYNPVLDKFKLGPGVDVNYMLHTTAKND; encoded by the coding sequence ATGAATGCCGAAAAAACGTCGGTGGGTCACAACGTTGACCATGAAGAGATCGCCAAATTCGAAGCCGTCGCCTCGCGCTGGTGGGACCTTGAAGGCGAGTTTAAACCGCTGCATCGTATTAACCCGCTACGTCTGGGCTACATCGCCGAGCGCTCCGGTGGCCTGTTTGGCAAAAAGGTGCTTGATGTCGGCTGCGGCGGCGGAATTCTGGCAGAAAGCATGGCGCGCGAAGGCGCGAACGTTACCGGGCTGGATATGGGCTTCGAGCCACTGCAGGTAGCACGGCTGCATGCGCTGGAATCGGGTGTTCAGGTTGAGTATTTTCAAGAGACCGTAGAAGAGCACGCCGCTAAGTATGCTCATCAGTATGACGTAGTGACCTGCATGGAGATGCTCGAACACGTTCCTGATCCGCAGTCAGTGGTGAGCGCCTGTGCAAAACTGGTTAAGCCCGGCGGTCAGGTCTTCTTCTCTACCATCAACCGTAACGGCAAGGCCTGGCTGATGGCGGTGGTCGGGGCTGAATATGTCTTGCGCATGGTGCCGAAAGGGACCCACGACGTGAAGAAATTTATTAAGCCTGCCGAGTTACTGAGCTGGGTTGACCAGACGGGGCTTAAAGAGCAGCACATGACCGGTCTCCACTACAATCCTGTTCTGGATAAATTCAAGCTTGGACCGGGCGTTGATGTTAATTATATGTTGCATACAACGGCAAAAAACGACTAA
- the nrdA gene encoding class 1a ribonucleoside-diphosphate reductase subunit alpha, whose protein sequence is MNQSLLVTKRDGATERINLDKIHRVLDWAAEGLNNVSISQVELRSHIQFYDGIKTSDIHETIIKAAADLISREAPDYQYLAARLAIFHLRKKAYGQFEPPALYDHVVKMVELGKYDTHLLEDYTEEEFKQMDGFIDHWRDMNFSYAAVKQLEGKYLVQNRVTGEIYESAQFLYILVAACLFSNYPRDTRLEYVKRFYDAVSTFKISLPTPIMSGVRTPTRQFSSCVLIECGDSLDSINATSSAIVKYVSQRAGIGINAGRIRALGSPIRGGEAFHTGCIPFYKHFQTAVKSCSQGGVRGGAATLFYPMWHLEVESLLVLKNNRGVEGNRVRHMDYGVQINKLMYTRLLKGEDITLFSPSDVPGLYDAFFADQDEFERLYTKYEKDDSIRKQRVKAVDLFSLMMQERASTGRIYIQNVDHCNTHSPFDPAIAPVRQSNLCLEIALPTKPLDDVNDENGEIALCTLSAFNLGAIKSLSELEELAVLAVRALDALLDYQDYPIPAAKRGAMGRRTLGIGVINFAYWLAKNGKRYSDGSANNLTHETFEAIQYYLLKASNELAKEQGACPWFNETTYAKGIMPIDTYKKDLDAIVSEPLHLDWDALRESIKTHGLRNSTLSALMPSETSSQISNATNGIEPPRGHVSIKASKDGILRQVVPDYELLKNNYELLWEMPNNDGYLQLVGIMQKFIDQAISANTNYDPSRFPSGKVPMQQLLKDLLTAYKFGVKTLYYQNTRDGAEDAQDDLAPSIQDDGCESGACKI, encoded by the coding sequence ATGAATCAGAGTCTGCTGGTGACAAAGCGCGACGGTGCAACCGAGCGTATCAATCTGGACAAAATCCATCGTGTTCTCGACTGGGCAGCAGAAGGACTGAATAACGTATCAATCTCCCAGGTCGAACTGCGATCGCACATCCAGTTCTACGATGGCATTAAAACCTCTGATATCCACGAGACCATCATCAAAGCCGCGGCAGATTTGATCTCCCGCGAAGCGCCGGATTATCAGTACCTGGCGGCACGTCTGGCCATCTTCCATCTGCGCAAAAAAGCCTACGGTCAGTTTGAACCGCCAGCCCTGTACGATCACGTCGTGAAAATGGTCGAGCTGGGCAAGTACGACACGCATCTGCTGGAAGACTACACGGAAGAAGAGTTCAAGCAGATGGACGGGTTTATCGACCACTGGCGCGACATGAACTTCTCCTATGCTGCCGTTAAGCAGCTGGAAGGCAAATACCTGGTGCAAAACCGCGTGACCGGTGAGATCTACGAAAGCGCACAGTTCCTCTATATTCTGGTTGCCGCTTGCCTGTTCTCTAACTATCCGCGTGACACCCGTCTGGAATACGTGAAGCGTTTCTATGATGCGGTCTCCACCTTTAAAATTTCGCTGCCTACGCCAATCATGTCTGGCGTGCGTACCCCAACGCGTCAGTTCAGCTCTTGCGTCCTGATCGAATGCGGTGACAGCCTGGATTCCATTAACGCCACCTCCAGCGCCATTGTGAAATATGTCTCCCAGCGTGCCGGCATCGGTATCAACGCGGGCCGTATTCGTGCGCTGGGTAGTCCTATTCGCGGCGGTGAAGCGTTCCACACCGGCTGTATTCCGTTCTATAAACATTTCCAGACGGCCGTGAAGTCCTGCTCTCAGGGCGGCGTGCGCGGCGGGGCGGCTACCCTCTTCTACCCAATGTGGCACCTGGAAGTGGAAAGCCTGCTGGTACTGAAAAATAACCGTGGCGTGGAAGGTAACCGCGTGCGTCACATGGACTACGGCGTACAGATCAACAAACTGATGTACACCCGTCTGCTGAAAGGCGAAGACATCACCCTGTTTAGCCCGTCCGACGTACCGGGCCTGTACGACGCTTTCTTTGCCGATCAGGACGAGTTTGAGCGTCTGTACACCAAATACGAAAAAGATGACAGTATTCGTAAGCAGCGCGTGAAAGCGGTCGATCTCTTCTCCCTGATGATGCAGGAACGTGCTTCGACTGGCCGTATCTACATTCAGAACGTTGACCACTGCAACACCCACAGCCCGTTCGATCCGGCGATTGCCCCGGTGCGTCAGTCTAACCTGTGCCTGGAAATCGCGCTGCCGACCAAACCGCTGGACGATGTGAACGACGAAAACGGCGAGATCGCGCTCTGTACGCTCTCTGCGTTTAACCTGGGCGCGATTAAGAGCCTGTCCGAGCTGGAAGAGCTGGCGGTGCTGGCGGTTCGCGCGCTCGACGCCCTGCTGGATTACCAGGATTATCCAATCCCGGCGGCCAAACGCGGTGCAATGGGTCGTCGTACCCTGGGTATTGGTGTCATCAACTTCGCCTACTGGCTGGCGAAGAACGGTAAGCGTTACTCCGATGGCAGCGCCAACAACCTGACCCATGAGACGTTTGAAGCCATTCAGTACTACTTGCTGAAAGCCTCTAACGAACTGGCGAAAGAGCAAGGTGCTTGCCCGTGGTTCAATGAAACCACCTATGCAAAAGGCATTATGCCAATCGACACCTACAAGAAAGATCTGGATGCGATTGTCAGCGAGCCGCTGCACCTGGACTGGGACGCGCTTCGTGAGTCCATCAAGACCCACGGCCTGCGTAACTCTACGCTCTCTGCCCTGATGCCGTCCGAGACCTCTTCGCAGATCTCTAACGCCACTAACGGCATTGAGCCGCCGCGCGGCCATGTGAGCATTAAGGCGTCGAAAGATGGCATCCTGCGCCAGGTGGTGCCGGATTATGAACTGCTGAAAAACAACTACGAACTGCTGTGGGAAATGCCGAACAATGACGGCTACCTGCAACTCGTGGGTATCATGCAGAAGTTCATCGATCAGGCGATCTCGGCGAATACTAACTATGACCCGTCACGTTTCCCGTCCGGAAAAGTGCCGATGCAGCAGTTGCTGAAAGACCTGCTTACCGCTTACAAATTTGGCGTGAAAACCCTGTACTATCAAAACACCCGTGACGGTGCAGAAGATGCACAGGATGACCTGGCTCCTTCTATCCAGGATGATGGCTGCGAAAGCGGCGCATGTAAGATCTAA
- the nrdB gene encoding class Ia ribonucleoside-diphosphate reductase subunit beta has translation MAYTTFSQTKNDQLKEPMFFGQPVNVARYDQQKYDIFEKLIEKQLSFFWRPEEVDVSRDRIDFQALPEHEKHIFLSNLKYQTLLDSIQGRSPNVALLPLISIPELETWVETWAFSETIHSRSYTHIIRNIVNDPAIVFDDIVTNDQILKRAEGISHFYDDLIEMTSYWHLLGEGTHTVNGKTVTVSLRELKKKLYLCLMSVNALEAIRFYVSFACSFAFAERELMEGNAKIIRLIARDEALHLTGTQHMLNLLRSGVDDPEMAEIAEECKQESYDLFVQAAVQEKEWAEYLFQGGSMIGLNKDILCQYVEYITNIRMQAVGLDLPFQTRSNPIPWINTWLVSDNVQVAPQEVEVSSYLVGQIDSEVNTDDLSDFQL, from the coding sequence ATGGCATACACCACCTTTTCACAGACGAAAAATGACCAGCTCAAAGAGCCGATGTTTTTCGGCCAGCCGGTCAACGTGGCACGCTACGATCAGCAAAAATATGACATCTTCGAAAAGCTGATTGAAAAGCAACTCTCCTTCTTCTGGCGCCCGGAAGAAGTGGACGTTTCACGCGATCGCATCGATTTCCAGGCATTGCCAGAGCATGAGAAGCATATCTTCCTCAGCAACCTGAAATACCAGACGCTGCTGGACTCTATTCAGGGACGTAGCCCGAACGTGGCGCTGCTGCCGTTGATCTCTATTCCGGAGCTGGAAACCTGGGTTGAGACCTGGGCGTTTTCCGAGACGATCCACTCACGCTCGTATACCCATATCATCCGTAATATCGTTAACGATCCGGCGATTGTGTTTGATGATATCGTGACGAACGACCAGATCCTGAAGCGCGCAGAGGGCATCTCCCACTTCTACGACGATCTGATTGAGATGACCAGCTACTGGCATCTGCTGGGCGAAGGTACGCACACCGTTAACGGTAAAACCGTCACCGTGAGCCTGCGCGAGCTGAAGAAAAAACTGTACCTGTGCCTGATGAGCGTGAACGCGCTGGAAGCGATCCGCTTCTACGTCAGTTTCGCCTGCTCCTTCGCCTTTGCTGAACGTGAGCTGATGGAAGGCAACGCCAAAATCATCCGCCTGATTGCCCGTGACGAAGCCCTGCATTTGACAGGTACTCAGCATATGCTGAATCTGCTGCGCAGCGGTGTAGACGATCCGGAAATGGCCGAGATCGCAGAAGAGTGCAAACAGGAGAGCTACGACCTGTTCGTTCAGGCTGCAGTGCAGGAAAAAGAGTGGGCAGAGTATCTGTTCCAGGGCGGCTCCATGATTGGCCTGAACAAAGATATTCTCTGCCAGTACGTCGAGTACATTACCAATATCCGTATGCAGGCGGTGGGCCTTGACCTGCCGTTCCAGACGCGCTCTAACCCGATTCCGTGGATCAATACCTGGCTGGTCTCTGACAATGTCCAGGTTGCGCCGCAGGAAGTGGAGGTGAGCTCTTACCTGGTCGGTCAGATTGACTCTGAAGTGAATACCGACGACCTGAGCGACTTCCAGCTCTGA
- the yfaE gene encoding class I ribonucleotide reductase maintenance protein YfaE, protein MSRVTLRLSGTEVMCRDEHPSLLIALESHQVEVEYQCREGYCGSCRCRLVSGQVDWIAEPLAFISEGEILPCCCRAKGDIEIEM, encoded by the coding sequence ATGAGCCGCGTGACGCTTCGCCTTTCCGGCACAGAGGTTATGTGCCGGGATGAGCACCCCTCCCTGCTGATTGCTCTTGAGTCGCATCAGGTTGAAGTAGAATACCAGTGTCGTGAAGGTTACTGCGGCTCTTGCCGCTGTCGCCTGGTATCCGGTCAGGTAGACTGGATTGCCGAACCGCTGGCCTTCATCAGCGAAGGGGAAATTTTGCCCTGCTGCTGCAGGGCTAAAGGGGATATTGAGATCGAGATGTAA
- the inaA gene encoding lipopolysaccharide kinase InaA has translation MNMAAKDKEFSHWWATEGDWVEEPNFRRKGMSGVQCVERDGKKLYVKRMTHHLFHSLRYPFGRPTIVHEISVIHDLEKAGVIVPKIVYGKAMKVEGEWRALLVTEDMAGFISIADWYHQHAITPFPDEVRDAMLKAVALAFKKMHSVNRQHGCCYVRHIYVKTEGVVEAGFLDLEKSRRRLRRHKAANHDFRQLEKYLDPIPKRDWEQVKAYYYAM, from the coding sequence ATGAACATGGCTGCAAAAGATAAAGAATTTAGCCATTGGTGGGCCACAGAAGGCGACTGGGTTGAAGAACCGAACTTTCGGCGTAAGGGAATGAGCGGCGTGCAATGTGTCGAGCGTGACGGCAAAAAGCTGTATGTCAAACGCATGACGCACCATCTGTTCCACTCCTTACGTTACCCTTTTGGCCGCCCCACCATTGTTCATGAGATCAGCGTTATCCACGATCTGGAAAAAGCGGGTGTGATCGTTCCTAAGATCGTTTATGGCAAAGCGATGAAGGTCGAGGGTGAATGGCGTGCCCTGCTGGTCACCGAAGATATGGCGGGATTTATCAGTATTGCTGACTGGTATCATCAGCACGCAATTACGCCGTTCCCGGACGAGGTGCGTGACGCCATGCTAAAAGCGGTCGCCCTGGCGTTCAAAAAAATGCATAGCGTTAACCGCCAGCATGGTTGCTGCTATGTACGTCATATCTATGTGAAGACCGAAGGGGTGGTCGAGGCAGGATTTCTCGATCTTGAGAAGAGCCGCCGTCGTCTGCGCCGCCATAAGGCTGCAAATCACGACTTCCGGCAGCTGGAAAAATATCTGGACCCGATTCCGAAGCGTGACTGGGAACAAGTCAAAGCGTATTACTACGCGATGTAA
- the glpQ gene encoding glycerophosphodiester phosphodiesterase encodes MKLTQLATGLLLAGVMTGSALAADKIVIAHRGASGYLPEHTLPAKAMAYAQGADYLEQDLVMTRDDHLVVLHDHYLDRVTDVADRFPDRARKDGRYYAIDFTLDEIRSLKFTEGFEIENGKKVQVYPGRFPMGKSDFRIHTFEEEIEFVQGLNHSTGKNIGIYPEIKAPWFHHQEGKDIAAKTLDVLKQYGYTSKKDKVYLQCFDAAELKRIKTELEPKRGMDLNLVQLIAYTDWNETQEKQPDGKWVNYNYDWMFKPGAMKQIAQYADGIGPDYHMLVAEGSTPGHIKLTAMVKEAHANHMQVHPFTVRADQLPDYATDVNQLYNVLYNQADVDGLFTDFPDKAVEFLNHKR; translated from the coding sequence ATGAAACTGACTCAACTCGCGACCGGCCTGCTGCTGGCCGGTGTCATGACAGGCTCGGCGCTGGCGGCAGACAAGATTGTCATTGCTCACCGCGGCGCCAGCGGCTATCTGCCCGAGCATACGCTGCCCGCGAAAGCGATGGCTTACGCGCAGGGGGCGGATTATCTTGAGCAGGATCTGGTGATGACCCGGGACGACCATCTGGTCGTCCTGCATGACCACTATCTTGACCGCGTCACCGATGTCGCCGACCGTTTTCCCGACCGTGCCCGCAAGGACGGCCGTTATTACGCCATCGACTTCACGCTTGACGAGATCCGCTCGCTGAAATTTACCGAAGGCTTCGAGATTGAAAACGGCAAGAAGGTGCAGGTCTATCCGGGGCGTTTCCCGATGGGCAAATCCGACTTCCGCATTCATACCTTTGAAGAGGAAATCGAGTTTGTGCAGGGGCTGAACCACTCTACCGGTAAAAACATCGGCATCTACCCGGAGATCAAAGCGCCGTGGTTCCATCATCAGGAAGGGAAGGACATTGCGGCGAAAACGCTGGATGTGCTGAAGCAGTACGGCTACACCAGTAAGAAGGATAAGGTCTACCTCCAGTGCTTTGATGCGGCTGAACTCAAGCGCATTAAAACCGAGCTGGAACCGAAGCGGGGGATGGATCTCAATCTGGTGCAGCTGATTGCCTATACCGACTGGAATGAAACGCAGGAGAAGCAGCCGGACGGCAAGTGGGTTAACTACAACTACGACTGGATGTTTAAGCCGGGCGCGATGAAGCAGATTGCCCAGTACGCCGACGGCATCGGGCCGGATTACCACATGCTGGTGGCGGAGGGCTCAACGCCGGGTCACATAAAGCTGACGGCAATGGTCAAAGAGGCGCATGCGAACCATATGCAGGTCCATCCTTTTACGGTGCGAGCCGACCAGTTGCCTGATTATGCGACGGACGTGAACCAGCTTTACAACGTGCTGTACAACCAGGCAGACGTTGATGGGCTGTTTACGGATTTCCCCGATAAGGCTGTGGAATTTTTGAACCACAAGCGTTAA
- the glpT gene encoding glycerol-3-phosphate transporter — protein MLSIFKPAPHRARLPEAEIDPLYRRLRWQIFLGIFFGYAAYYLVRKNFALAMPYLVEQGFSRGDLGFALSGISIAYGFSKFIMGSVSDRSNPRVFLPAGLILAAAVMLFMGFVPWATSSIAIMFVLLFLCGWFQGMGWPPCGRTMVHWWSQKERGGIVSVWNCAHNVGGGIPPLLFLLGMAWFNDWKAALYMPAFGAIVVAIIAFALMRDTPQSCGLPPIEEYKNDYPDDYSEQHEEELTAKQIFMKYVLPNKLLWYIAVANVFVYLLRYGILDWSPTYLKEVKHFALDKSSWAYFLYEYAGIPGTLICGWMSDKVFRGNRGATGVFFMTLVTIATVVYWLNPPGNPGVDMACMIVIGFLIYGPVMLIGLHALELAPKKAAGTAAGFTGLFGYLGGSVAASAIVGYTVDFFGWDGGFMVMIGGSVLAVLLLIVVMIGEKRHHAEIQARRQ, from the coding sequence ATGCTCAGTATCTTTAAACCTGCGCCGCATCGGGCGCGTCTGCCAGAGGCAGAGATAGATCCGCTTTACCGCCGTCTGCGTTGGCAAATCTTCCTGGGGATTTTCTTCGGGTACGCGGCATATTATCTGGTACGTAAAAACTTCGCGCTCGCCATGCCGTATCTGGTAGAGCAGGGCTTCTCGCGCGGTGATTTAGGGTTTGCGCTCTCGGGGATCTCGATCGCCTACGGCTTTTCCAAGTTCATTATGGGGTCGGTGTCGGATCGCTCGAACCCGCGCGTGTTCCTGCCAGCCGGTTTGATTCTGGCGGCCGCGGTGATGTTGTTTATGGGCTTTGTGCCCTGGGCGACCTCCAGTATCGCGATTATGTTTGTGCTGCTGTTCCTCTGCGGCTGGTTCCAGGGGATGGGCTGGCCGCCGTGCGGACGCACCATGGTGCACTGGTGGTCGCAGAAAGAGCGTGGCGGGATTGTGTCGGTCTGGAACTGCGCGCATAACGTGGGCGGCGGTATCCCTCCGCTGCTGTTCCTGCTCGGGATGGCATGGTTCAACGACTGGAAAGCTGCGCTTTACATGCCGGCGTTTGGCGCGATCGTGGTAGCGATTATCGCCTTCGCCCTGATGCGCGATACGCCGCAGTCCTGCGGCCTGCCGCCAATCGAAGAGTATAAAAACGACTATCCGGACGACTATAGCGAACAGCATGAAGAGGAGCTGACGGCCAAACAGATCTTCATGAAGTATGTGCTGCCCAACAAACTGCTGTGGTACATCGCGGTAGCCAACGTTTTCGTTTACCTGCTGCGTTACGGCATCCTCGACTGGTCGCCAACCTACCTGAAAGAGGTGAAACACTTCGCGCTGGATAAATCCTCCTGGGCCTACTTCCTGTATGAATACGCGGGTATCCCGGGCACGCTGATTTGTGGCTGGATGTCGGACAAGGTCTTCCGCGGCAACCGTGGTGCAACGGGTGTCTTCTTTATGACCCTGGTGACCATCGCCACCGTCGTTTACTGGCTTAACCCACCGGGCAACCCGGGCGTGGACATGGCCTGTATGATTGTGATCGGCTTCCTGATCTACGGCCCGGTGATGCTGATTGGCCTGCATGCCCTTGAGCTGGCACCGAAGAAAGCAGCAGGGACGGCGGCAGGCTTTACCGGCCTGTTTGGCTACCTTGGCGGCTCGGTCGCCGCAAGCGCCATTGTCGGCTATACCGTTGACTTCTTCGGCTGGGATGGCGGCTTCATGGTCATGATTGGCGGTAGCGTACTGGCGGTACTGCTGCTGATTGTTGTCATGATTGGTGAAAAACGTCATCACGCCGAAATACAGGCACGTCGTCAATAA